From a single Rutidosis leptorrhynchoides isolate AG116_Rl617_1_P2 chromosome 5, CSIRO_AGI_Rlap_v1, whole genome shotgun sequence genomic region:
- the LOC139850186 gene encoding defensin-like protein 1 has product MEKSKLNGLFLILILLLVPYEEELGEKMMHQMVAEARTCESKSQGFKGPCVSNQNCALVCKNEGFPGGKCRGLRRRCCCTKPCLLDQI; this is encoded by the exons ATGGAGAAAAGCAAACTCAATGGTCTATTTCTCATCCTCATTCTCTTACTGGTTCCAT ATGAAGAAGAACTCGGTGAAAAAATGATGCATCAAATGGTGGCAGAGGCAAGGACGTGTGAATCAAAGAGTCAAGGTTTCAAAGGGCCGTGCGTGAGCAACCAGAACTGTGCCCTCGTCTGCAAAAATGAAGGGTTCCCTGGTGGCAAGTGTCGCGGATTACGAAGGCGCTGCTGTTGTACTAAACCTTGTTTGTTAGATCAAATATGA